The following are encoded together in the Anaerostipes caccae L1-92 genome:
- the rfbC gene encoding dTDP-4-dehydrorhamnose 3,5-epimerase encodes MGKIKVTNCEIEGLHIIEPAVFPDERGYFMETYNQKDFEEAGLGMTFVQDNQSMSVKGVLRGLHFQKQYPQGKLVRVVRGKVFDVAVDLRKDSQTYGKWFGVELSAENKKQFYIPEGFAHGFLVLSEEAEFCYKCTDFYHPGDEGGIKWDDPDIGIEWPFEEGTELVISEKDQKWSGLKDTFKF; translated from the coding sequence ATGGGAAAGATTAAGGTTACAAATTGTGAGATTGAAGGACTGCATATCATTGAGCCGGCAGTGTTCCCGGATGAACGGGGATATTTCATGGAGACATATAACCAAAAGGATTTTGAAGAGGCAGGGCTTGGCATGACCTTTGTACAGGATAATCAGTCCATGTCGGTAAAAGGAGTTTTAAGAGGGCTTCATTTTCAGAAGCAGTATCCACAGGGAAAGCTGGTGCGCGTCGTTCGTGGTAAGGTATTTGATGTGGCGGTGGACCTGAGAAAAGACTCTCAAACTTACGGAAAGTGGTTTGGGGTAGAATTATCCGCAGAGAATAAAAAGCAGTTTTATATTCCGGAAGGATTTGCCCATGGCTTCCTCGTCCTCTCAGAGGAGGCAGAATTTTGTTATAAGTGTACAGACTTTTATCACCCTGGAGATGAAGGCGGGATCAAGTGGGATGATCCTGACATCGGCATTGAATGGCCATTTGAGGAGGGTACGGAATTGGTGATCTCAGAGAAAGACCAGAAATGGTCCGGATTAAAAGACACTTTTAAGTTTTAA
- the rfbD gene encoding dTDP-4-dehydrorhamnose reductase: MKILVTGAAGQLGHDVMDELKKRGHEGIGVDVQEMDITDAEKVRQVITAADVDAVIHCAAYTAVDAAEDNAELCRKINADGTEHIARVCRDLDLKMMYISTDYVFDGQGERPWDPDDERNPLNVYGQTKYEGELAIEQNLDKFFIVRIAWVFGVNGKNFIKTMLNLAKNHDRLTVVNDQTGSPTYTYDLARLLADMIETDKYGRYHATNEGLCTWYEFACEIFKQAGIEIEVAPVGSDEYPAKAKRPENSRMSKDKLTQNGFERLPAWQDALARYLKEIGY, translated from the coding sequence ATGAAGATATTAGTCACAGGGGCAGCCGGACAGCTGGGCCATGATGTCATGGACGAACTGAAAAAGAGAGGCCATGAAGGGATCGGTGTGGATGTGCAGGAAATGGACATCACAGACGCCGAAAAAGTACGGCAGGTGATAACGGCTGCAGATGTGGATGCAGTAATCCACTGTGCGGCTTACACTGCGGTGGATGCGGCAGAAGACAATGCAGAACTGTGCAGGAAGATCAATGCGGACGGCACTGAACATATAGCCCGTGTATGCCGTGATCTGGATCTTAAGATGATGTACATCAGCACAGATTATGTGTTTGACGGACAGGGAGAAAGACCGTGGGATCCGGATGATGAGAGGAATCCGCTGAACGTATATGGGCAGACAAAGTACGAGGGAGAACTTGCCATTGAACAGAATCTGGACAAGTTTTTTATTGTGAGGATTGCCTGGGTGTTCGGAGTCAACGGTAAAAATTTTATCAAGACAATGCTGAACCTGGCTAAAAATCATGACAGGCTTACCGTGGTGAACGATCAGACCGGATCTCCTACTTATACTTATGATCTGGCAAGGCTTTTAGCAGATATGATAGAGACAGATAAATATGGCAGATATCACGCTACAAATGAAGGACTTTGCACCTGGTATGAATTTGCCTGTGAAATATTTAAGCAGGCGGGCATCGAAATCGAAGTAGCTCCGGTGGGCAGCGATGAGTATCCGGCCAAGGCAAAAAGACCGGAAAACAGCCGGATGAGTAAGGACAAACTTACACAAAACGGTTTTGAAAGGCTGCCGGCATGGCAGGATGCTCTTGCCAGATATTTAAAAGAAATCGGGTATTAG
- the rfbB gene encoding dTDP-glucose 4,6-dehydratase — MKILVTGGAGFIGGNFVHHMVNKYPNDEIVNLDLLTYAGNLETLKPVEDKPNYKFVKGDIADEAFIMDLFEKEQFDMVVNFAAESHVDRSITDPGIFVTTNVMGTRVLLDASKKYGVKRYHQVSTDEVYGDLPLDRPDLFFTEDTPLHTSSPYSSSKASADLFVLAYYRTYGLPVTISRCSNNYGPYHFPEKLIPLIISRALADEELPVYGKGENVRDWLHVSDHCEAIDLILHKGKPGEVYNVGGHNERTNLEVVQTILKALDKPESLIKFVTDRPGHDMRYAIDPAKIETELGWKPKYTFDTGIRQTIEWYLNNKEWWQNILSGEYANYFENQYGKRLEQEQV, encoded by the coding sequence ATGAAGATTTTAGTGACCGGCGGCGCCGGATTTATCGGAGGGAATTTTGTGCATCATATGGTGAACAAATACCCCAACGATGAGATTGTGAATCTGGACCTGCTCACCTATGCGGGGAATTTAGAAACATTAAAACCAGTTGAGGATAAACCGAACTACAAGTTTGTAAAAGGTGACATTGCAGATGAAGCATTTATCATGGACCTGTTTGAAAAAGAACAATTTGACATGGTCGTAAACTTTGCGGCGGAGAGCCATGTAGACCGCTCCATCACGGATCCCGGTATTTTTGTGACCACCAATGTGATGGGAACGAGAGTGCTTCTGGATGCCTCAAAAAAATATGGGGTAAAACGGTATCACCAGGTATCGACGGATGAAGTGTACGGGGATCTTCCTCTGGACCGTCCGGACTTATTTTTTACAGAGGATACACCTCTCCACACCTCCAGTCCATACAGCAGTTCCAAGGCCAGCGCAGATCTGTTTGTCCTGGCTTATTACCGCACATACGGACTGCCAGTGACGATTTCCAGGTGTTCCAACAACTATGGACCGTATCATTTCCCGGAAAAGCTGATTCCGCTTATTATAAGCAGGGCGCTGGCAGATGAGGAACTGCCGGTATACGGAAAAGGAGAGAACGTCAGAGACTGGCTCCATGTGTCTGATCACTGTGAGGCCATCGATCTGATCCTCCATAAAGGAAAACCGGGAGAAGTCTACAATGTAGGCGGACACAACGAGCGCACAAACCTTGAGGTCGTGCAGACCATACTGAAAGCACTGGATAAGCCGGAAAGCCTGATCAAATTTGTGACAGACCGCCCGGGACATGATATGCGCTATGCCATCGACCCGGCAAAGATAGAGACAGAGCTTGGATGGAAGCCAAAGTATACATTTGATACCGGAATTCGTCAGACAATTGAATGGTATCTGAACAACAAAGAATGGTGGCAGAATATTTTGTCCGGTGAATATGCAAACTATTTTGAGAACCAATACGGAAAAAGGTTAGAACAGGAGCAGGTATGA
- the rfbA gene encoding glucose-1-phosphate thymidylyltransferase RfbA, with the protein MKGIILAGGSGTRLYPLTMVTSKQLLPIYDKPMIYYPLSVLMDAGIREILIISTPDDTPRFEALLGDGHQFGIELSYEVQPSPDGLAQAFIIGEEFIGDDNVAMVLGDNIFHGHGLRKRLQAAANKKSGATVFGYYVDDPERFGIVEFDSDGKAISIEEKPEHPKSNYCVTGLYFYDNRVVEYAKNLAPSDRGELEITDLNKIYLENGELEVTLLGQGFTWLDTGTHESLVEATNFVKTVETHQHRKIACPEEIAYLQHWITRDQLLKDIEPLKKNQYGQYLLDVMNGKYIDK; encoded by the coding sequence ATGAAAGGAATTATTTTAGCAGGCGGTTCCGGGACAAGGCTGTATCCGCTGACCATGGTTACGTCAAAGCAGCTGCTTCCCATCTATGACAAGCCGATGATCTACTATCCGCTGTCTGTGCTCATGGACGCAGGCATCCGGGAGATTCTGATCATTTCCACTCCAGACGACACACCCCGGTTTGAGGCGCTTTTAGGAGACGGGCATCAGTTTGGAATCGAGCTTTCCTATGAGGTTCAGCCTTCACCAGACGGGCTTGCACAGGCATTTATCATTGGAGAAGAATTTATCGGTGATGATAATGTGGCGATGGTTCTGGGGGACAATATTTTCCACGGACACGGGCTTAGGAAACGTCTTCAGGCGGCAGCCAACAAGAAGAGTGGGGCTACGGTATTCGGCTATTATGTAGATGACCCGGAGAGGTTCGGCATCGTGGAGTTTGACTCTGACGGAAAAGCCATTTCCATAGAAGAGAAGCCGGAACATCCAAAGTCCAATTACTGTGTGACGGGACTGTATTTTTATGACAACAGGGTTGTAGAGTATGCAAAGAACCTTGCACCTTCGGACAGAGGTGAGTTAGAGATTACAGATTTGAATAAAATCTATCTGGAAAATGGAGAACTGGAAGTTACCCTGCTTGGACAGGGATTCACATGGCTGGACACGGGGACACATGAATCTCTCGTGGAGGCGACCAACTTTGTCAAAACAGTGGAGACACACCAGCACAGGAAGATTGCATGCCCGGAGGAGATTGCATATCTTCAGCACTGGATCACCAGGGACCAGCTGTTAAAAGACATTGAGCCTCTGAAAAAGAACCAGTACGGACAGTACCTCTTAGACGTTATGAATGGAAAGTATATAGACAAGTAA
- a CDS encoding putative holin-like toxin, with amino-acid sequence MTTYEALSLMITFGMFILALLAYIDRKNKRK; translated from the coding sequence ATGACTACATATGAGGCTTTATCTTTAATGATAACGTTTGGAATGTTCATTTTGGCACTGCTTGCCTATATTGATAGGAAAAACAAGCGCAAATAA
- a CDS encoding MerR family transcriptional regulator codes for MQKCYTTGEFAKRAKVTIRTIRYYDKKGILQPSFRNDAGYRMYTDQDFLKLQKVLSLKYLGFSLEEIKNMTINDDVSDITKSLQMQADLLHKKAEHLKLMEEALRKTTKIIEETSEVDWNEILGLIHMTSMERTLVEHYQNSTNLDIRISLHDRFSVNKQGWFPWLFSLVDFKDADTVLEVGCGNGQMWKNEQTKELSGMKVILSDISEGMLSDAQKNLGGVRGPDFLFRRFDCQNIPFSDKTIDRVIANHVLFYVGSLQKALEEICRVMKDDGIFYCSAYGKEHMKEVTMLVQEFDPRISLSEVNLFDMFGLEEGEAVLKRYFADVKKIGYEDALIVTEAEPLLDYILSCHGNQNEILNNRQMEFKKFLKKKIDTQGQVKITKQAGVFVSKKEK; via the coding sequence ATGCAGAAGTGTTATACTACCGGTGAATTTGCCAAAAGGGCGAAAGTGACCATCCGGACGATAAGGTATTATGATAAAAAAGGTATCTTACAGCCCAGCTTCCGCAATGATGCGGGATATAGGATGTATACTGATCAGGACTTTTTAAAACTCCAAAAGGTGCTGTCTTTAAAATATCTGGGATTTTCGTTGGAAGAGATCAAAAATATGACAATCAACGATGATGTATCAGATATTACAAAATCGCTTCAGATGCAGGCGGACTTGCTTCATAAAAAAGCAGAGCATTTGAAGCTGATGGAAGAAGCTTTGCGAAAGACGACAAAAATAATTGAAGAGACCAGCGAGGTAGACTGGAATGAGATTCTCGGCCTGATCCATATGACGAGTATGGAGCGGACTCTGGTAGAACACTATCAAAACTCCACAAACCTGGATATCAGAATCAGCCTGCATGACAGGTTTTCTGTAAATAAACAGGGGTGGTTCCCGTGGCTTTTTTCTCTTGTGGATTTCAAGGATGCGGATACAGTGCTTGAGGTCGGCTGCGGCAATGGACAGATGTGGAAAAATGAACAAACAAAAGAATTGTCAGGTATGAAAGTCATACTATCGGATATCTCGGAAGGGATGTTGTCTGATGCCCAAAAGAATCTTGGAGGGGTGAGGGGACCTGATTTTTTATTTCGGAGGTTTGACTGCCAGAACATACCGTTTTCTGATAAGACCATTGACCGGGTTATTGCCAATCATGTGCTGTTTTATGTTGGCAGTCTTCAAAAGGCACTAGAGGAAATATGCAGAGTGATGAAAGATGACGGGATTTTTTACTGCAGCGCTTATGGAAAAGAGCATATGAAGGAAGTCACGATGCTGGTCCAGGAGTTTGATCCGCGCATTAGTCTGTCGGAAGTAAATCTTTTTGATATGTTTGGCCTGGAGGAAGGGGAAGCTGTTCTTAAAAGGTATTTTGCGGATGTGAAAAAGATAGGGTATGAGGATGCTTTAATCGTTACCGAGGCAGAGCCTCTGCTGGATTATATTCTTTCCTGTCATGGGAACCAGAATGAGATATTAAATAACCGCCAGATGGAATTTAAGAAGTTTCTGAAAAAGAAAATAGATACACAGGGACAAGTAAAAATTACAAAGCAGGCTGGTGTATTTGTGTCAAAGAAAGAGAAATGA
- a CDS encoding HIT family protein has protein sequence MAVKEKGCFYCDPDHQGRKDLMIEVGQMKEGVLYLFKDQAHLGRCVVAVPEHKSELFDLEPKQRHDYIDDVAAAARAIKKLWGCTKINYGAYGDKLPHLHFHLVPKYEGGFEFGGAFAIGNDEPKFLADEEYETMIGQLKKELNIK, from the coding sequence ATGGCGGTAAAGGAAAAAGGTTGTTTTTATTGTGACCCGGACCATCAGGGGCGAAAGGATCTGATGATCGAAGTGGGGCAGATGAAGGAGGGGGTTTTATACCTGTTTAAAGATCAGGCTCATTTAGGACGCTGTGTAGTCGCAGTGCCGGAGCATAAGAGTGAGCTGTTTGACCTGGAACCAAAACAGAGACATGATTACATAGATGATGTAGCGGCAGCTGCAAGAGCTATAAAAAAACTCTGGGGATGTACAAAGATCAACTACGGCGCTTACGGGGACAAGCTGCCTCACCTGCATTTTCATCTGGTTCCCAAATATGAGGGCGGATTTGAGTTCGGAGGAGCTTTTGCCATTGGAAATGATGAACCAAAATTTCTCGCCGATGAAGAATATGAGACAATGATCGGTCAGCTTAAAAAGGAATTAAATATAAAATAA
- a CDS encoding PLP-dependent aminotransferase family protein — protein sequence MIILDRKNNEPLYMQIYAQIKEEILNGIIKEGQVLTGSRGLAGILGVSRNTVNSAYGQLAAEGYIIPQKGIGYTAAKVPELTVSRERPVQARLKQAMPVERKQPDILYDLTNSSQTSDLFPKRFWKRCTLECLDMLENEARISSCQDKQGELYLRKNLLSYLQRIRGVSCDEDQIIITCGIQQSLDYLCRLFPPGRQTILMEEPGFHKAAAVFSNNNINVQKVPVDEHGIVVSKLPRVSDACAVYSTPSHQFPTGVTLSAGRRYELLEWAQKNDAFIMEDDFDSEFRYYSKPIPALQSIDRDDRVIYLGTFSKALSPSVRMGYMILPPKLLKAYFHRFENYNSTVPLLNQYVIARLIETGQYDRHVRRLNHIFRRRLERFSEELADVKDRIEISGNGTGQYFLLKFAGQADQNELIRKALERGVKVYPTMQFWQEKAACPPNSLFLGFAKISLEDIPDCVERLRAAWKEWI from the coding sequence ATGATTATTCTTGACAGAAAAAACAATGAACCTTTGTATATGCAGATTTATGCACAAATAAAAGAGGAAATATTAAACGGCATTATCAAGGAAGGTCAGGTATTAACCGGCAGCAGGGGGTTAGCCGGTATCCTGGGGGTTAGCCGGAATACGGTAAACAGTGCTTATGGCCAGCTGGCCGCGGAGGGATATATCATACCGCAGAAAGGGATTGGATATACTGCCGCAAAGGTTCCGGAACTTACTGTCAGCAGGGAGAGACCGGTTCAGGCCCGTTTAAAACAAGCGATGCCTGTGGAAAGAAAACAGCCTGACATTCTGTACGATTTGACAAACAGCAGTCAGACAAGCGATCTGTTTCCGAAGAGATTTTGGAAACGCTGTACGTTAGAATGCCTGGATATGCTGGAAAACGAGGCCAGAATATCATCCTGTCAGGATAAGCAGGGAGAATTATACCTGAGAAAAAATCTGCTGTCTTATCTGCAGCGGATCAGAGGTGTTTCCTGTGACGAAGATCAAATCATTATCACATGTGGGATACAGCAGTCTTTAGACTATCTCTGCAGGCTGTTCCCGCCTGGAAGGCAGACGATTCTGATGGAGGAACCGGGATTTCATAAAGCGGCAGCGGTATTTTCTAATAACAATATAAATGTGCAGAAGGTTCCTGTGGATGAACATGGAATCGTAGTATCCAAGCTTCCACGTGTGTCTGATGCCTGCGCCGTTTACTCAACTCCGTCCCATCAGTTTCCAACCGGTGTCACCTTATCCGCCGGCCGCCGGTATGAACTTCTTGAATGGGCGCAGAAGAATGATGCCTTTATTATGGAAGATGACTTTGACAGCGAGTTTCGATATTACTCAAAACCTATTCCGGCGCTGCAGTCCATAGACAGAGATGACCGTGTCATCTACCTTGGAACATTTTCAAAAGCGCTTTCCCCTTCAGTGCGCATGGGATATATGATATTGCCTCCAAAGCTGCTGAAAGCTTATTTTCACAGGTTTGAAAATTACAACAGTACGGTTCCGCTCCTTAATCAGTATGTCATTGCACGTTTGATAGAAACGGGTCAATATGACCGCCATGTCAGGAGGCTGAACCATATATTCCGCAGGCGGCTGGAACGTTTTTCAGAAGAATTAGCCGATGTAAAAGACAGGATTGAAATATCCGGAAACGGTACCGGACAATATTTCCTCTTAAAGTTTGCCGGGCAGGCTGATCAAAATGAGTTAATAAGAAAAGCACTTGAGCGTGGGGTAAAAGTGTATCCGACCATGCAGTTTTGGCAGGAAAAGGCTGCCTGTCCGCCCAATTCTCTGTTTCTAGGCTTTGCCAAAATTTCTTTAGAGGATATTCCTGATTGTGTGGAACGGCTGAGAGCAGCGTGGAAAGAATGGATTTAA
- a CDS encoding DMT family transporter: MKIIKRNNETKYVLLELLAVAFLAAGGIFVKLSSLTPVSTGFYRVLFSLPLLLPLAFRGLRILTKKDVLILFLAGVFLAGDVALWNLSFSYTSVANANLLTNLTPFTVIPVSYFLFREKIPKLFLAGAAVTLIGVFVLLGGKISPLQSNYFGDFLAFSASFFYAVFILISYRLRDRYESSVIMFVSGFGSALALGVTSVLTEGIQIPHGTEQLWPLLGLTLCLQVIGHNLLAHCQGKLSVNLSSIVCLCQPVIASLYSYFIFSEVLSLREVLGIAIVIAGVYLVKAQYSNKIKK; encoded by the coding sequence TTGAAGATTATAAAACGGAACAACGAAACAAAATATGTACTGCTTGAGCTCTTAGCAGTTGCATTCCTTGCAGCAGGAGGCATTTTTGTAAAACTCAGCTCACTGACTCCTGTCAGCACCGGGTTTTACAGAGTTCTTTTTTCACTCCCTCTGCTGCTGCCTCTGGCGTTCAGGGGCCTGCGCATTTTAACCAAAAAGGATGTACTCATTTTATTTCTGGCCGGAGTTTTCCTCGCCGGTGATGTAGCATTGTGGAACCTATCTTTCAGCTATACATCCGTAGCAAATGCAAACTTACTTACAAATCTGACGCCTTTTACTGTGATACCGGTCTCATACTTTTTATTCCGGGAAAAGATACCGAAGTTATTTTTAGCAGGAGCTGCGGTAACCTTAATCGGAGTCTTTGTTTTATTGGGCGGAAAGATCAGCCCACTCCAGTCAAACTATTTTGGAGATTTTCTCGCCTTTAGTGCTTCTTTTTTCTATGCGGTTTTTATCCTGATCTCCTATCGTTTAAGAGACAGATACGAAAGCAGTGTCATCATGTTTGTAAGCGGGTTCGGAAGTGCCCTTGCATTGGGGGTCACCTCAGTTTTAACAGAGGGCATCCAGATTCCCCATGGGACAGAGCAGCTCTGGCCGCTATTGGGACTGACCCTCTGCCTTCAGGTCATCGGACATAACCTGCTGGCCCACTGCCAGGGAAAGCTCAGTGTGAACCTTTCCTCGATCGTATGTTTATGCCAGCCGGTCATCGCCTCACTTTATTCTTATTTTATTTTTTCCGAAGTTCTTTCTCTAAGGGAAGTCCTGGGAATTGCCATTGTGATTGCCGGTGTATATTTAGTAAAAGCCCAGTATTCTAATAAAATCAAGAAATAA
- a CDS encoding Hint domain-containing protein has protein sequence MREIQTELFKGKEKEILVSIFGGEQKLKEEYPALYEDMRTAQKQSGNRKEEGRTSSQDADFDGWEEFEKLKLFYDPKKKILTVNGKIHKSGGPDYLIAKLKVWNGQGKTWTFSYSVPQCSFLMIKENIHMEQDELSGIQAEINYMLRVPDIWKPVKSGNMKGTAVIGAGLDIIGKGQVLHPQPKAGRSKINIVYFRTDAMGTSDYFYANPERRNSNFCVYLPIAVQFELDAGKQAAQAPRVQGDIYIYSARHSTVQFQNFQQIKLIPASQWYNMFPYYPQISQSFTKGYLLVLPQAWNSFISQGGVAGEDDFYLSMDIEFSCTDGYRYSLQMDSYLVPKKYEGGNVVEIPCMHLLWGCLEKEAVIKTRDRGSIPVCDVKSGDYVASAKGNYEKVSNIYTGNEEILKYIKAGEKTIMMTMDHPVMTKEGWKQAGELTGSEQICMDGELYSPVDEVYDEPYYDRVYSLELEDGEGFFANGFYVGDFGKQNSMEKPEPKLSQDILNDLEKFKNLS, from the coding sequence ATGCGGGAAATACAGACGGAACTTTTTAAGGGGAAAGAAAAAGAGATCCTCGTCAGTATATTTGGAGGAGAGCAGAAATTAAAAGAGGAATACCCGGCATTGTATGAAGACATGAGAACGGCACAAAAGCAGTCCGGAAACCGGAAGGAAGAGGGAAGGACAAGTTCACAGGATGCCGATTTTGACGGATGGGAGGAATTTGAAAAATTAAAGCTGTTTTATGATCCAAAGAAAAAGATACTGACCGTAAATGGAAAGATCCATAAATCGGGCGGACCCGATTATTTGATTGCAAAGCTGAAAGTCTGGAATGGGCAGGGAAAAACATGGACTTTTTCTTATTCGGTACCACAGTGCAGCTTTCTTATGATCAAGGAAAATATACATATGGAACAGGACGAACTGTCCGGAATACAGGCAGAAATCAATTATATGTTAAGGGTTCCTGACATCTGGAAGCCGGTTAAGTCAGGAAATATGAAGGGAACCGCGGTTATTGGTGCGGGTTTGGATATTATCGGGAAAGGCCAGGTTCTTCATCCGCAGCCCAAAGCCGGGAGATCCAAGATCAACATTGTTTATTTTCGTACAGATGCCATGGGTACATCGGACTACTTTTATGCCAACCCCGAGAGAAGGAACAGTAATTTTTGTGTTTATCTGCCGATTGCCGTGCAGTTTGAGCTGGACGCAGGAAAGCAGGCGGCCCAAGCTCCCAGAGTACAGGGAGACATTTATATTTACAGCGCCAGACATTCCACAGTGCAGTTTCAGAATTTTCAGCAGATTAAATTAATCCCCGCATCTCAGTGGTACAACATGTTTCCATATTATCCTCAGATATCGCAGAGCTTTACAAAAGGATATCTGTTAGTTCTGCCTCAGGCGTGGAACAGTTTTATCAGCCAGGGCGGCGTGGCAGGGGAAGATGATTTTTATTTATCTATGGATATAGAGTTTTCATGTACAGACGGGTATCGATATTCTTTGCAGATGGACAGCTATTTGGTTCCTAAAAAATATGAGGGAGGCAATGTTGTAGAGATCCCATGTATGCACCTGCTCTGGGGCTGCCTTGAAAAAGAAGCTGTGATCAAAACAAGGGACCGGGGCAGTATACCGGTGTGCGATGTAAAGAGTGGGGATTATGTGGCTTCTGCCAAGGGAAATTATGAAAAGGTCAGCAATATTTATACTGGAAATGAAGAAATTTTGAAATATATAAAGGCTGGAGAAAAAACTATCATGATGACAATGGACCATCCGGTCATGACAAAGGAAGGATGGAAACAGGCAGGGGAACTCACTGGGTCAGAACAGATCTGTATGGATGGAGAACTGTACAGTCCGGTGGATGAGGTTTATGACGAGCCTTATTATGACCGGGTATATTCTTTGGAACTGGAAGATGGAGAAGGTTTTTTTGCCAATGGTTTTTATGTGGGAGACTTCGGAAAGCAAAACAGTATGGAGAAGCCGGAACCGAAGCTTTCACAGGATATCCTGAATGATTTAGAGAAGTTTAAAAATTTATCATAA